A window of Solanum stenotomum isolate F172 chromosome 3, ASM1918654v1, whole genome shotgun sequence contains these coding sequences:
- the LOC125860760 gene encoding LOB domain-containing protein 21-like, translating into MKSNEPRSSSSCAACKFLKRRCTTTCQFAPYFRSDEPKKFANVHKVFGASNVIKILNEVPQDQREDTVNSLVYEAEVRLRDPVYGCIGAIASLQRKMVELQHDLMVTKAHLAYYEAKPSSTTSNCSLLDYDPLNVNINTPSFFADTSGGFWDSFSQNTFAMDQTGSNNEFGQFPFP; encoded by the coding sequence ATGAAAAGTAATGAGCCACGTTCAAGTTCTTCTTGTGCAGCTTGTAAGTTCTTGAAGAGAAGGTGCACTACCACTTGCCAATTTGCGCCATATTTCCGATCAGACGAGCCGAAGAAGTTTGCTAATGTACACAAGGTGTTTGGAGCTAGCAACGTGATCAAGATCCTGAATGAAGTGCCACAAGACCAACGAGAGGACACTGTCAACTCGCTGGTCTACGAGGCTGAGGTGAGACTTAGAGACCCGGTTTACGGTTGCATTGGAGCTATAGCATCTTTGCAGAGGAAGATGGTGGAGCTACAACATGATCTGATGGTTACTAAAGCACATCTTGCTTACTATGAAGCCAAGCCCAGTAGCACAACTTCTAATTGTTCACTCTTGGATTATGATCCTCTTAATGTTAATATCAATACGCCTTCTTTTTTTGCGGACACTTCTGGTGGATTCTGGGATAGCTTCAGCCAGAATACCTTTGCCATGGACCAAACTGGATCCAACAATGAATTTGGTCAATTTCCATTTCCATGA
- the LOC125860752 gene encoding pentatricopeptide repeat-containing protein At3g56030, mitochondrial has protein sequence MLALRKLSTLKSSRFLSSFAIQNPICSSSTIPDAPSCTNYDERINKAGREGDFTTVHHLLNKRARDGFFNTNNTFKFISTNNVSILDDLLEIIARLDNGFPRKSSYDCLIARLSKMHCISEAMRVAKAMVSKGHEANNLTFHPIVNALTKKEEFEEAWQVVAVMKSCGISPDLTTYNFLLTGYCFAGNVASAAGVLAKIEEEELGADTRTYDALVLGACRAGKLDAALAVVRRMLDDGVPPLYCTHAHIIGAFLKYNYYEQAVEFVRSYAGRDAKLDAENFGILATRLITRSKLEEAKKLVKEMSERGLVMGPRLKDFYELYVRSDGLR, from the coding sequence ATGCTAGCACTTCGCAAGCTCTCGACCCTAAAATCATCAAGATTTCTCTCTTCTTTCGCTATTCAAAACCCTATCTGCAGCTCCTCAACGATTCCAGACGCTCCCAGTTGCACCAACTACGATGAACGCATCAACAAAGCTGGCCGTGAAGGAGATTTCACCACTGTCCATCACCTTCTTAACAAGCGCGCGCGCGATGGCTTCTTCAACACCAACAATACGTTCAAGTTCATTTCCACTAATAATGTGTCCATACTCGATGATCTATTGGAAATTATAGCTCGGTTAGATAATGGTTTCCCGAGAAAGAGCTCCTACGACTGTCTCATTGCGCGTCTCTCGAAGATGCACTGCATTTCGGAGGCTATGCGTGTTGCCAAAGCTATGGTGAGCAAAGGTCACGAAGCAAACAATCTCACGTTTCATCCCATAGTTAATGCTCTGACGAAGAAGGAGGAATTCGAAGAAGCCTGGCAAGTGGTGGCGGTGATGAAATCCTGCGGAATTTCTCCTGATTTGACGACGTATAATTTTCTGCTGACTGGTTATTGTTTTGCTGGAAATGTGGCATCAGCTGCTGGTGTTCTAGCAAAGATAGAGGAGGAGGAGCTGGGGGCGGATACGAGGACTTACGACGCCCTGGTTTTAGGCGCCTGTAGAGCAGGGAAGTTGGATGCTGCTTTGGCAGTGGTGAGGAGGATGCTCGATGATGGGGTTCCGCCATTGTATTGCACACACGCCCATATTATCGGAGCGTTTCTGAAGTATAACTATTATGAACAGGCAGTAGAGTTTGTTAGGAGCTATGCAGGAAGAGACGCTAAATTGGATGCAGAAAATTTTGGAATACTGGCGACCAGATTGATCACTCGGAGTAAGTTGGAGGAAGCTAAGAAACTGGTTAAAGAGATGAGTGAAAGGGGATTGGTAATGGGTCCGAGATTGAAAGATTTCTATGAATTGTATGTTAGATCtgatggtttgagataa